In Mercenaria mercenaria strain notata unplaced genomic scaffold, MADL_Memer_1 contig_4711, whole genome shotgun sequence, one genomic interval encodes:
- the LOC128554092 gene encoding E3 ubiquitin-protein ligase rnf213-beta-like, which translates to MHFLQIRYNCFFHICVAVDKTEISSVMERQAEISKCKVSDLCEVEAINEGSDEYTSHPKTKDFDISVKVAETLPEIQKCYSSSTFCDMWLQKCREVGGGCKTLDSVITSIWKAVKESFDLLAKNIEAGETTFNEFERLFGYKFRDDLLAMKKELRNIRITPEVINTRIDQLIKYKQLETCVFGAKSILEFVKQYNLTGNFQQIRAIALYDENDMQMKAFDETLIATCESLRDLTKEQAECLKAFVDCTELISWLKKSMENGLFNNILKSYL; encoded by the exons ATGCATTTCTTGCAAATTCGGTATAATTGTTTCTTCCATATTTGTGTTGCAGTTGACAAGACAGAGATAAGTAGTGTTATGGAAAGACAAGCGGAAATCAGCAAATGCAAAGTTAGCGATCTTTGTGAGGTAGAAGCAATAAATGAAGGAAGTGACGAATATACTTCACACCCAAAGACAAAAGATTTTGACATAAGTGTTAAAGTTGCTGAAACACTCCCAGAGATTCAGAAATGTTACAGTAGTAGTACGTTTTGTGACATGTGGTTACAGAAATGTCGAGAAGTAGGTGGCGGTTGTAAGACACTAGATAGTGTGATTACTTCCATCTGGAAAGCTGTGAAAGAGAG TTTTGACCTTCTGGCCAAAAACATTGAAGCTGGcgaaacaacattcaatgaatttgAGCGACTGTTTGGATACAAATTCCGAGATGATCTTCTTGCAATGAAAAAAGAACTAAGAAACATACGTATAACGCCTGAAGTGATTAATACTCGAATCGATCAGCTGATAAAGTATAAGCAGCTAGAAACATGCGTGTTTGGGGCAAAAAGCATTCTTGAATTTGTTAAACAGTATAACTTAACTGGCAACTTCCAACAAATCCGTGCAATTGCATta TACGACGAAAACGACATGCAGATGAAAGCATTTGATGAGACACTAATTGCAACGTGTGAAAGTCTGCGAGATTTGACAAAAGAACAAGCAGAATGCTTGAAGGCTTTTGTCGATTGTACAGAACTGATCTCCTGGTTGAAAAAATCTATGGAAAATGGTTTGTTTAATAATATCTTGAAATCTTATCTCTAA